The Alosa alosa isolate M-15738 ecotype Scorff River chromosome 9, AALO_Geno_1.1, whole genome shotgun sequence genome includes a region encoding these proteins:
- the lmx1a gene encoding LIM homeobox transcription factor 1-alpha produces the protein MVEGKPLPLADLTPSAVCKGCHLRIRDKYLLRVHDGLWHESCVQCVTCREPLTHSCFLRDNKLYCRRDYTKLFAVRCQGCEEVMGPAELVMLAGAAVYHLACFRCSACGLRLQRGDQCVLRDGRLLCLAHHHHQRPASPESSLSGKSEDDEDDEEEEEDEDSSSKATSEQNRSGSLDHKRPKRPRTILTTQQRRAFKASFEVSSKPCRKVRETLAAETGLSVRVVQVWFQNQRAKMKKLARRQQQQQQQMSPQDTHDGPGLHTVTPCGMTSDLEGLASFSSLPPQQTIAMETQGFKMDHFRQGLTPPQMPGDHMHPYDCEALYSEMDGDSLCHLGDCLSSSDPSLLTPIDRLYSMQESYFTS, from the exons ATGGTAGAAGGCAAGCCGCTGCCACTAGCAG ATTTGACGCCAAGCGCCGTTTGCAAGGGCTGCCACCTGCGCATCCGCGACAAATACCTGCTCCGCGTGCATGACGGCCTCTGGCATGAAAGCTGCGTTCAGTGTGTTACTTGCCGCGAGCCCCTCACGCACTCTTGCTTTCTGCGAGACAACAAACTTTACTGCAGGCGCGACTACACTAa ACTGTTTGCGGTGCGCTGCCAGGGCTGTGAGGAGGTGATGGGCCCCGCGGAGCTGGTGATGCTGGCGGGGGCGGCGGTGTACCACCTGGCCTGCTTCCGCTGCAGCGCGTGTGGCCTGAGACTGCAGAGAGGAGACCAGTGTGTGCTGAGGGACGGCAGGCTGCTCTGCCttgcccaccaccaccaccagaggcCCGCCAGCCCGGAGAGCAGCCTCTCag GTAAAAGTGAGGATGACGAAgatgacgaggaggaggaggaggatgaggacaGCAGCAGTAAGGCAACCAGTGAGCAGAATAGAAGTGGCAGTCTGGACCACAAGAGGCCGAAACGACCCCGCACCATCCTGACCACTCAGCAGAGGCGAGCCTTTAAGGCCTCCTTCGAGGTCTCCTCCAAACCCTGCAGAAAG GTCAGAGAAACGTTGGCAGCAGAGACCGGCCTGAGTGTGCGAGTCGTCCAGGTTTGGTTCCAAAACCAAAGAGCCAAG ATGAAGAAACTGGCCCgtcgacagcagcagcagcagcagcagatgtcCCCACAGGACACACACGACGGACCAGGATTACACACAG TGACCCCCTGTggcatgacctctgacctggaAGGACTggcctctttctcctccctgcCCCCGCAGCAGACTATCGCCATGGAGACACAGGGCTTTAAAATGGACCACTTCAGACAGGGGCTTACTCCCCCACAGATGCCAGGAGACCACATGCATCCCTATG ACTGTGAGGCCCTTTACTCAGAGATGGACGGAGACTCCCTCTGTCACCTAGGCGACTGTCTGTCATCGAGTGACCCCTCCCTCTTAACGCCCATCGACCGTCTGTATTCCATGCAGGAGTCCTACTTCACCTcttga